From the uncultured Methanobrevibacter sp. genome, the window CATCATTATCGCTTGATTGTTCACTGCTTTCCGATGATGTTTCCTGCTGAGTAACAGGCTGTTCAGTAACTGTCTCTTTCTGTTTAATTGTTAATTTTTGAGTTGTATTGTTTCCAGTGTAATTTGCATCTCCGGCAAATGTCACATTAACTGTGTATTTTCCTTTGCCCAAATCAACTTTCATATGGGCAGCACCTTTGGAATTGGTTTTTAAGGTCTTATTAGCAACCACTTTACCATTCTTATCAGTAATAGTCACATTAACCTTTGCCTTTTTAATAGGAGTCTTGTTCAAGTCAGTCAGCTTTACTGTTAAATTATCGCCTTTGTATAAAGTCTTGTTACTTGTTACTGTTATTTTTGAGTCCTTATGAGCATTTGATGACGGCATGAACATCACACCCACTGCAACGCCAATAACAACAATCAAAATAACCAGAATAATTAAAATATGTTTGCTTTCCATAAAATATCACCCCTACAAATCAATCATGATACACTCCTGCTTTTTCATCCCAGGCATCTCTGGAACCGTGGTAATGTCCGCCATGCTCAGGAGTATACTGCCAACCCAACTCATCAGCTTCTTCACGAGTTACTCCACCTGAATCAACAGCAGGACGATAATCATTTTGACTGGAAGAAGAGGAACTCTCTTCAGCATATGATTCACTAGACTGCTGGCTTTCAACTGGCTCATCAACAGCTTTTTCTTCTATTTTCAGCTTTTGAGAGGTACTGTTTGCTGTGAAATTGTCGTTTCCGGCAAATGTCACATTAACAGTATAGTTACCATTATCCAAATCCAATTTAAGATTTGCCTTACCATTAGAATTTGTTTTTAAAGTTTCATCAACAACAACTTTACCATCCTTATCCTTGATGGTTACATTAACGCTGGCCTTTTTAATAGGAGTCTTGTTCAAATCAGTCAGCTTAAATGTTAAGTTATCTCCACTATACAAAGTATTATTACTTGTTATTGTTATTTTTGAGTCATGTTTGGCAGTAATTGAATGCATTGACATCACTCCAATCACCGCTGCAAGAACAATTATAACAATTACCAAAAGAGCAATAATAATGTTTTTATTATTCAATTAATCCCCCCTTCAATAGGAATATATATGTAGTATAAGTGTAATATAAGTTGTGAATATCACCTGCACAAAAAACCTGTAAACTCCAAAGAAATATCCACATTAACGATTGAAATATCCAAAATCAAAGCTAAATAGATGCATGTATATATGTGGGTCAATGAGTTTATAGTTGATGTAGAGCATCAATAGCAGGGTTGCCCTCTCCAAATTCAACTTTAAAATTAATTATTATTGACGGTTTAGTGATTTTTACTTACGAATCCGCCATGAAATACTATTTTAAATTTTAAATTATATAATGAAAATTTATTATAATTTTTAGAAATATTATCAGTATACAATTTAAAAAAGCAAATATTTATAATAATAAATAATAAAATTAGTATATAGTTATGATAATTCGTGAGACTTATTTAAAAAAAATTCGCAAATTCATTGATGAAGAAGAGATAAAAGTTATCACCGGCCTTAGAAGATCAGGTAAAACCTATTTCTTAAAGCAAATAATAAATGAACTTAAAGAAAATGGAATTAAAGATAGCAATATAATATATCTCCCTTTAGAATCTGCAAAGTACGATGAAATTAAAACATATAAAGACCTGAATAAATTTATTTTTAACGAAGCACAAAACATTAAAGGCAAAATTTTTTTATTCTTTGATGAAATCCAACTTATTAAAGATTGGCAAAAAAGCATTAATGCATATAGAATTGACTTAGATGCTGATATTTATATAACCGGCTCAAATTCAGAAATTTTATCAGGAGAGCTCGCAACACTACTTTCAGGAAGATACATTAAAATAGAAATCTTCCCTTTTTCTTTTAATGAAATTTTAGAATATCATAAAATGAAAAATGGGCAAATAACTTCAAATGATGAAATAAAAATTTTTAATGAATATATG encodes:
- a CDS encoding Ig-like domain repeat protein — protein: MNNKNIIIALLVIVIIVLAAVIGVMSMHSITAKHDSKITITSNNTLYSGDNLTFKLTDLNKTPIKKASVNVTIKDKDGKVVVDETLKTNSNGKANLKLDLDNGNYTVNVTFAGNDNFTANSTSQKLKIEEKAVDEPVESQQSSESYAEESSSSSSQNDYRPAVDSGGVTREEADELGWQYTPEHGGHYHGSRDAWDEKAGVYHD
- a CDS encoding ATP-binding protein — its product is MIIRETYLKKIRKFIDEEEIKVITGLRRSGKTYFLKQIINELKENGIKDSNIIYLPLESAKYDEIKTYKDLNKFIFNEAQNIKGKIFLFFDEIQLIKDWQKSINAYRIDLDADIYITGSNSEILSGELATLLSGRYIKIEIFPFSFNEILEYHKMKNGQITSNDEIKIFNEYMKYGGLPRTLNFNEEEKIDYLTDIFSTIVLKDIISRNNIRDVVFLERLIKFIIVNTGEIFSVNSIRNFLKHEGKSVSTNTISNYLKQIEDAYIIIKSKREEIKTKKILTTNEKYYCIDPGFYEIQTGFNKSRGKILENIV